In Catalinimonas alkaloidigena, one genomic interval encodes:
- a CDS encoding DUF779 domain-containing protein: MEAARIDITPKATQVVDQLREKHGALMFHQSGGCCDGSSPMCFEKGDFRIGESDVWLGAVHGCDFYMSEDQFEYWKHTHLTIDVTPGRGASFSLEIPLGVRFLIRSRLFTDEETKHLTPVHQGEHN; this comes from the coding sequence ATGGAAGCAGCACGGATCGACATCACGCCCAAAGCAACCCAGGTAGTAGATCAACTTCGTGAAAAACACGGAGCGCTGATGTTCCACCAGAGTGGTGGCTGTTGCGACGGCTCTTCACCCATGTGCTTCGAGAAGGGCGATTTTCGCATCGGCGAAAGCGACGTTTGGCTCGGTGCGGTGCATGGATGCGATTTTTACATGTCGGAAGACCAGTTCGAATACTGGAAACACACCCACCTGACAATCGACGTTACGCCGGGGCGGGGAGCCAGTTTTTCCCTGGAAATTCCGTTGGGAGTACGTTTCTTGATCCGCTCCCGGTTGTTTACGGACGAGGAAACAAAGCACCTCACGCCGGTTCACCAGGGTGAACATAACTAA